The DNA sequence aataagagagaggaataAGCAGAGACAATAAAATAGAaggtaaataaagtaaaagagagtaaaataagaaagaactttccaaaatggaaaaatgactcaactaagAAGGAACACATGTaatacttttcttttcatctctctaactttatccgtttttcttttcctctattttattttactaatttttctctcttactttaccaattgttcattaaagttcataatatttcaaaagttttcaatttCAAGGACGGAAGTAGTACATGATGGaaagttatattaaaaatgcaacaatATATATTGTATCAAATAATGCTTGAAAATAgtttcacataaaaaatatttaaaaaataaaaaagcagTTCAAACGATATTAAATAAGAGTCGAAGGACCTCTAGTCATATTTCTAAAGTTTTAGTAGCTAATTTGATACCGATACATAATCACAGTACAAAAATATgttcactattttattattttgtgatatgtCATATGTTAGGTAATTTACCTACACTTATAACActgtagtaatttattttttattttctataaatattagtaataaataatggtATGAAAATATAggtgcatttatttttaatctattactaaatttttaaaaattataatcataaggAAAGAAtaaacttataaaattatgcgATACTATCGTGATAACAATCCATAGCAAAAGACTAAAATGACATGTCtcattaaaagaaaaggaaggaAAAAGTTTAATAATATGTAATAAAATTGGTATTTAGTAtcatgttgaatatttttttgacgACTACTGAGTGATaggaaataaattgaatttctatgtcatcaaatttttaaataatataaaaaagtgtgaacataaattaaaatggattGTCAAAAAATATGTTAACTCATTTCTCAGATTTTCATTGCATCGTCGACCATAACTACGTgaatcaattttcttctatgtGAGTATGTTGAATTATTCAACGCGTTTCTATTTATTGCGTAGAATCTGTAACATACTTCtccatttatataatatatcaCGTATGTgaaataaagatgaaaaaaggaaaaccaATGGCCATGCTAAACAATACTATCATTAATCATTCTCATCTCTTCACAATCCATATTCTGATATTATTCTTGTTGTTCGGTAGCTACACCACCTCTGCTGCAGAAAATGGAAGTTCCGAAGGGCCTTCGACCATCCCCATCGGTGTGGTTCTAGACACGAACTCGCCTATGGGATCCATGGTGGATTTGTGTATGAAAATGGCGGTTGAAgatttttacaaaaaacatCCAAATTATGCAACGAGGTTGAAGCTTCACACTAGAAATGCAAACACTATACTTGATGCTAACTTTGCAGGTATGTCGTTgtaaccaaaaaaagaaacaaattatttcTTGTCTCTTGTtgctaatttattttctttaattaaacttgTGCAAGAGAGCCTGTTTAGTTTATGTTAGCAAACGATCTTTGTAAGAAGTCCAAAGTCAactaccaaaatatttaatattcaaagtAAAACGTATAGGATCATTGATTTAAGCAAAGTGATTTTGACTTTCATAATTAGTCGAGATATGAGACTAACTTGACTAGGgtatcttttttataaaatttatactcttATTAGTTCATTgttgtattaattatttatagaaataaattatattggTAAGTTTCTCCTTTTTAATCAAGTGATCTTCgttatttattaatagtactccaatcaattttttctcaCACTAACTATTTCTATGTTGctttgttatttgatatttttattaggtCTGATGTAATGAATAATGGATGTGTGAAAGAGacttttctccttttttcattatttaataaaaattttcaaagtctcatttttttaggagattaaatttaatagaaaattattCTAATCATGTTTTTGGCTTTAATTCGTGGCAAAATATGCTGTGGAATGTTAGATCAAATAAATGGAGCTACTTACATATATAGAGTTTTTGTAGTTTGAGGACATGTTCGGTTTTGGTTTCTGTagaacaaaatttatttattcaataattctTGTTGGTTTTATTTGTGATATGATCCACCCAcgtattttgtgaaaaaacaCACGAATTTTGTCTTGAGCGCGCAATTTAAAgttttcaattcttttttttttcgtgaCATAATTTGATATCAACATGATGTGTATATGGTCTCCAGTCAATATCCATGCATTGtcgtttctttttcttctttctttgtcatacaattatatattcttgatttaaatcataaaaagaCTTTCAAAAACTAACAATAAGACACTATCTCTACTccttaaagaataaaaataatcatattttttccttttgaaaTGTCTACAATATAGATATTACCCTCATTATCTCAACATATTTTCACTACTAATATTAGTAACTTTTAGGATTTGACTAATACATGGATCTTGATATATTTATCAATTCTTAATAGTTACAAGACAATTGTGCATTTCCATGAATGATTAGAGTTGTCATGCAGTTGTAGAGCTACTGAAGCAGGATGCCGTGCAAGGATTCATAGCACCAGGAAGATCAACAGAAGATGCCTTCTTTGCAGAACTCGGTCAAAATGTCCGCGTTCCGGTTATCTCCTTCACTTCAAGTAGCAAGGCCACTTCCTATACAGACAACCACTACTTGGTCAGGTCTACCCCTGACGACGCTGTGCAAGCGCAAGCTCTTGCAGCTATTTGCAAGAAGTTCCAGTGGTCGGAATTGGCTGTTTTGTATGAAGACACAGACTATGGCAGTCAGTTTGTGTCTCTTTTAAACAAGGAATTCCAAAAGGCTGATATTGGACTATCATATATGGTGGCTATCTCGAATTCAGCTGATGATAGCGATATCTTGCAAGAACTCAACAAGTTAGCAACGAGGCAGACACGTGTATTCTTGGTGATCATGAACGCCTACCTAGGAAACCGGCTGTTCCCTCTTGCTAAAAGAGCAGGGGTCATGAGTGAAGGTTATGCATGGATCGTCTCGAATAGTCTATCAGTTTTCATGGATTCCATGGATTTCGCTACCCATGATTCTATGGAAGGTGTTATTGGCATTAGACCTTACATGTCGCGCTCAAAAGACCTTGATAGTTTCCGAGGAAGATGGAAAAGAAATATAACTTTGAGCAGTGGTTCAGTTATGGAACTAAATGCCTATGGTCTGTGGGCTTACGACGCGGTCACTGCATTAGCATATGCAGCGGAAAAGATAAACTCTTCCATGTTGAATATCAGTGCAACCACAAATCGAACACAGAAAAGTTTAAGTGTCTCAACATTTGGTCCTGAACTTGTCAAGAAACTGTCAAACATCAAATTTAGAGGCTTGAGTGGGGAGTTTGAACTGGTTGATGGGAAGCGTAAAGCGTCCGAGTTTGAGATATTCAATGTGATTGGAAGTGGTGAGAAAACTGTAGGATTTTGGATACCAAACAGAGGAATAGTAAGAGATATTAGCACACGTTACTCGGACGGACTCAAAAGTATTGTATGGCCGGGAGATTCTCTTACACAACCAGTCGGTTGGGCTATCCCTTCGTCTGAGAAACTCAGAGTTGGAATTCCTTGGAAGCATGGATTTGAAGAATTTGTTCATGCAACAGATCTTGGAGATGGCATTGTAAAAGCATCTGGATTTTCTATAGATATATTCTTGGCTACCTTAGAGGCGCTACCTTTCCGCCTCAATTATGAGTTCCGTATCTACAATGATACCCGAGATATCAATTGGAGCTACGACGACATGCTACAAAAGATACCTGAGGTAATTTCGTTTTCTCATTGCATGCATTGTGCTAGAACAAGGCTTCCTTTAACATTGTGTTTCGATTTCTATTCTCAAAGTAGGAATTCGATATGGTGGTGGGAGACACGACGAATTGGGCTCCAAGGGCAGAATATGTTGATTTCTCACTCCCATATTCTGAATCAGGAGTTGTGCTAGTGGTCAAAAACAGGAAGCCATTCGACATGTGGATTTTTGTTAAGCCCCTGAACTGGGATCTTTGGTTGGCTATCATCGTGTCGTGCGTTGTGATGGGAATAGTTCTTCTCGTATTGGAACACCGTGTTGCTAGTAGTGAAGTAGATTCCACGATGGCGCCCAAGGAGAAGTCTGGAATGGTTTACTGGTCTCCCGTTGCAGTCCTTGCTTTCCCTGAAAGTAATAAGCTCTTCCTTCATTTCACctgaaatatatcaaaatctcatcaatagtattaaatttcttgTGTTGAATTTGGACAGGAAACATGGTGTCAAATGGCTGGTCTGCTCTGGTTTTAGTATTTTGGTTGTTCATGGCGTTCATACTAATGCAGAGCTACACGGCGAACTTATCAGCCATCCTGACCGTCGATCAACTGAAGTTCGCGTTTTCAGACAATTACTACGTTGGATGCCAAGATGGATCCTTCATGAAAAAATTCCTGGTAGATCAACTACACATCAGTGCTTCAAGGCTGAGGAGTTACGCCTCAGCGGAAGAGTACCATCAAGCGATGACGTTGGGAAGCAAGAATGGAGGCGTGGACGCCATATTCGATGAAATCCCCTACATGAAAATTCTTCTCAACAAATACGACGACCAATACAAAATGGCCGGACCAACATACCGGACTGGTGGCTTTGGCTTTgtaagtttttcatttttgaaatcaCTAAGTTTGCTTCTTAAATCTCATCAATATATTATACAGGCATTTCCCAAGGGCTCTCCTTTGGCTGCTCATTTCTCAAGGGCCATCTTGGATGTTACACAAGGCTCAAACATGACAGAGATAGAGCAAACGAATTTCGGCCCTGGATACTCTTCCCAGGATCCGCTTTCCGCAACGATCTCACAAGGAACCTCGAGTCTTACTTTCTACGAGTTTGCTGGGCTGTTCCTTGTGATAGGATCAGTGACGGTATTAGCTCTGTTTTGCTCGGAAACACCGATTGGACGAAAACTGACCACAAATGCTAGACAGTTTGTGCATAACTGCATCAATTTTAGGAGCTCATCAAGACTAAATCCTGTTGTGGATTCTACTAGTATTGCCGGAGAATCGACAGAAGGCGTGGCGGAGGATGCTCATGAACCGGTGCAAGATAATATGACTAGTCATCCTTCACCTCAACGTGGTGAGGtaaaaattcatgaaattgCCCTCATTGACAATGTTCATGCTGCTCAAAATTCTGGTGAAATAACTAATCGTAATGGGGAGAATAATCTAAGTGTATAAACATTTCCATCGTCgttatattaatttgtattttagaTGTTGTAGCATAACAAAAACAGTGGAAAATCAAATTGTAACAACATGTTTGTAACTGTACCTTACTATTTAATTCCTTGTTACtctttttgtttcttgatAATTGGTTTCTAACGTTTTTGACgggttttaaaatattcacaattCATAACTAACAATGAATCCAGGATATAGACCTGGGATTCAGTGGCGGATCCAAAAATTTTGATTCAGGAGTACGATATTTACAGAGGTTTAGAGCTTAAAATCtgctatttttattaattgtgaatattttatatagataGCTTATGAATTGTGAATATCTTAGTTGTTAGTTGTAAATACCtaatgtaaatataaatatagaaatacacaataaataaattttttgaaagagaagaagaatatTTGGACAAagtttcaatattaaaaaaaacgaaaaaggaaaaatataatacaaaagATACAATATTTGGAAgtgataaatatttagaaGTTCTATATGAATACAGATACTATAATACAActaacataaattatttgctaaagattttattttcaatgaaTACAGAAGAAGtaacaaaaagagaaaataaaccGCATCTACTGAGTAACAAACTTGAGAccctataataataatataactaGTACTCATCTGATGCGCCACAATGtccacatttatatttttgtatcgATATATGCTTAAGGAGTCAATGTTTGGGGGTACATTTGTACTGCCTTGTTCTACACTAGCTCTGCCATTGCTGGGATTCAATACAATGAATATTTAGGATTATTAACTTgtaaatacatgaactttcattattttacgttttttctcctaaactttattttttgaacGTAAATATgtaaactttgcatttttctaatttttccccaagcaaaaattaaactaacgTGGCAAACTAAAACTTACTTGGCAATCAAAACAAtgtagttttgattttataatttaaaatttttagaaaatgaaattccaCCTACTAATCTCATTATTCTCATCAATTTCTTCCTTATTGCCTTCGTTCCATTTCCCaaatctccattttttttcaatctccTTTTTCAATTGCTCAAAACATACCATGAAAACATGACTCTCATCTTTGGATTTAGGTCTTACACACTCACAATTTAAAGGCAGATCTTATCGTACCCAATATACAACAAAGCACACTGTTATTTTACACTGTAAGCAAAAGCTATTTATATCAATTGGATCATagattaagaataaataaggCCAAATTGTCTGTAAAGTCATGAACTTCAATatagtttgatttttcccatgaactttaaatgttgcatgaaaagtcatgaactttaccgGATTGTGTAAATTTCCCATCCGACCCGATCCGATATATTTACGACACAACTACTTATCATACGTGGCGCGCCGGAGGCATGACTTGGCAAAACTCTACTAATTCTGATTGTTTCTCTTCTATCTTTGCAATCTTTGACCTTGGACTTATCACAAACATACAAGTAGcacaaatgaaaacatacGATCGAATTCAGCatacaaatcaacataaaCATACAAATCGAATTTAGCATATATAAAAGTAGCATTAATTCTACAATTCGAATTGAACCATAAATTTGTCATTTGCCAAGTCACGCATCTGGCGCGCCACGTAGGATAAATTTGTGTCGGAAATCTATCGGGTCGAGTCGGATGGGAAATTTTTACAATCGAATAAAATAGATGACTTTTTATGTAACATTTAAAGTTCACATGGAAAAACCAAACTATGTTGTAATTTCATGACTTTACGGGTAATTAGCCCAATAAATAATCTCTTCCACTATAAAATTGCTATCATGTTCTAAAGCATTCAAGTTTAAATCAATGTTTATAACATTAATGAATGCAGTGTGAGTATTCACTAATCTAGCAAACAACGACAGCAACAATTAAGCCTAAACATATAAAGAAAAACTGCGGGCACCAAGAAAATCCAAGAATGACAATTGtattttgtcaaatattttctgTGATTGAAAGAGAAAAGACGAAAGAAATGGAAGTTTGGGAAGATGAAAGAAGATACACAGATATACAGGAGAGAGGAAGAGGTGAGgtggtattttattttgtttaattatattttgccacatcaattttaatttttggtttaggaaaaaattaagaaaaatttaaagtttatgtatttacattcaaaaaaataaagtttagggaaaaaatcaaaaaatgatgaaagtTCATGCATTTATAGACAAATAACCCtgataaatatttacattataaaaagaatattacaattaaaattataaatatatttgattaaattatgatttatctCATAcaataacttataaaattagctaattaaattatgactTATGTGCATTTATCAATTGTCCCatacaaattttgataaaatttatgattttttacttttcatcATTAAAAAACACTATTTCGTGTTATAATgtatgagtttttttttcttgaaaaataacTTAATCAGCTTAGGgtttataaatatactactcctataaaaCTCAATTAACTCGCGAtggaagtattaaattttaatgcgtgacaaacaagaaaattttGGCTAGGAATTCAAGATGCAGGAGAAGAAATTTAGATGTTACtagaaaattagaatatagTACAATCCACGATAATCATCGTATCCATATCAATGAAACAAAGAACAAAACTCTAAAGGGAGCATATGATGATAAACATGGGTTTGGATTTCCCACTGTGGCTCCAAGTACAGCAGAAGCTGCTATTACGCATagcaaattatttaaaataaaaaaatttaataatttatatattattttaatattataatttattaatggaTGTATGTAACACCCTGTTATGCGTGGAGCTAGGGGATCCAAACCAACCCTGATGAACACAAAACCTAAAGCCCCTGCTAAAATTAGCTAACTAATCACACACTTATTTCATGATTAAC is a window from the Salvia hispanica cultivar TCC Black 2014 chromosome 1, UniMelb_Shisp_WGS_1.0, whole genome shotgun sequence genome containing:
- the LOC125202705 gene encoding glutamate receptor 2.8-like, which codes for MLNNTIINHSHLFTIHILILFLLFGSYTTSAAENGSSEGPSTIPIGVVLDTNSPMGSMVDLCMKMAVEDFYKKHPNYATRLKLHTRNANTILDANFAVVELLKQDAVQGFIAPGRSTEDAFFAELGQNVRVPVISFTSSSKATSYTDNHYLVRSTPDDAVQAQALAAICKKFQWSELAVLYEDTDYGSQFVSLLNKEFQKADIGLSYMVAISNSADDSDILQELNKLATRQTRVFLVIMNAYLGNRLFPLAKRAGVMSEGYAWIVSNSLSVFMDSMDFATHDSMEGVIGIRPYMSRSKDLDSFRGRWKRNITLSSGSVMELNAYGLWAYDAVTALAYAAEKINSSMLNISATTNRTQKSLSVSTFGPELVKKLSNIKFRGLSGEFELVDGKRKASEFEIFNVIGSGEKTVGFWIPNRGIVRDISTRYSDGLKSIVWPGDSLTQPVGWAIPSSEKLRVGIPWKHGFEEFVHATDLGDGIVKASGFSIDIFLATLEALPFRLNYEFRIYNDTRDINWSYDDMLQKIPEEFDMVVGDTTNWAPRAEYVDFSLPYSESGVVLVVKNRKPFDMWIFVKPLNWDLWLAIIVSCVVMGIVLLVLEHRVASSEVDSTMAPKEKSGMVYWSPVAVLAFPERNMVSNGWSALVLVFWLFMAFILMQSYTANLSAILTVDQLKFAFSDNYYVGCQDGSFMKKFLVDQLHISASRLRSYASAEEYHQAMTLGSKNGGVDAIFDEIPYMKILLNKYDDQYKMAGPTYRTGGFGFAFPKGSPLAAHFSRAILDVTQGSNMTEIEQTNFGPGYSSQDPLSATISQGTSSLTFYEFAGLFLVIGSVTVLALFCSETPIGRKLTTNARQFVHNCINFRSSSRLNPVVDSTSIAGESTEGVAEDAHEPVQDNMTSHPSPQRGEVKIHEIALIDNVHAAQNSGEITNRNGENNLSV